The stretch of DNA GGCGACGACAACGAGCGGGGCCGCCGGCTGGCCGCGGCCGCGAACGCGGCCTGGCTGGCCGGCCTGGGCGACCGGGCCACCGCCCTGCTCGAGCGGGCCGGACCGCTGGCCACGGACCTAAAGAGCCGGGCAGGCGTCGCCCACCTGCGCGGGTCGATCGAGGCCAGCCGGGGCGTCGCCCTGGAGGCCGCGGCCATGCTGGTCGCCGGGTCGGAGCTGGCCGCGCCCGTCGACCCCAGCCAGGCCCTGCAGATGCTGGTGGAGGCGAGCGAGATCTCCAGCTACGCCGGTGACGTGACCCCGACCGCCGAGCTCGGCCGGCGGGCCGCCGCCCTGCCCGTGACCGACAAGGTGGGCGAGTTCCTCAGCGACCTGCTCCAGGGCATGGGCCGGGTCGCCGAGGGCGACGGGCCGGGCGGGGCGCCGCTGCTGCGCCGGGCCATGGCCCTGGCCGGCACCATGGAGCACCCGCGGCTGCTGATGTGGGCCGGGGTGGCCGCGTTCTTCGTCGGCGAGAGCGCGACCGGCAGCGGCCTGTACGCCCGGGCGGTGGCCCGGACCAGGCAGGACGGCGCCGTCGGGCTGCTCCCGCAGGCGCTGGAGTTCCTGGCTCCGGTCGAGCTCACCGGCGGCCGGCTGGACGCCGCCGCCGCCAGCGCCGGCGAGGGGCTGCGCCTGGCCCGCGAGACCGGCAACGACACCAGCGCCTGCCGCCACCTGACCACCCTGGCCCACGTGGCCGCCCTGCGGGGCGACGAGGACGCCTGCCGCGGCCACGCCGCCGAGGCCCTCGACCGGGCCGCCGCCCGCGGCCTGGGGCTGCCCGCCACCC from Actinomycetota bacterium encodes:
- a CDS encoding LuxR C-terminal-related transcriptional regulator, producing GDDNERGRRLAAAANAAWLAGLGDRATALLERAGPLATDLKSRAGVAHLRGSIEASRGVALEAAAMLVAGSELAAPVDPSQALQMLVEASEISSYAGDVTPTAELGRRAAALPVTDKVGEFLSDLLQGMGRVAEGDGPGGAPLLRRAMALAGTMEHPRLLMWAGVAAFFVGESATGSGLYARAVARTRQDGAVGLLPQALEFLAPVELTGGRLDAAAASAGEGLRLARETGNDTSACRHLTTLAHVAALRGDEDACRGHAAEALDRAAARGLGLPATLAGYALALLDLGLGQPAEALARLQRLLAAAPGAGSPFFAVYTVPDLVEAAVRAGRPDAAAAPLAAFEQLATLAGTSEVQAQLARCRGLLGPDEAAPAHFEAALALHDGYGHPFDQARTELAYGETLRRDRRRGEARTHLRGALETFQRMGAAPWAERATAELRATGETARRRDPSTLRQLTPQELQIVRLVGEGGTNREIGAQLFLSRRTIDYHLRNVFVKLGVSSRAELIRLQLDR